In Conger conger chromosome 5, fConCon1.1, whole genome shotgun sequence, the DNA window GAGATGTCTAGGCAACGCTTCCCTAACTGTGCAGTAAATCATATATCGTTGTTAATTAAAAGGAGCCGTGTACAGCGCGCAGTCAACGGTTCCAGTTAAACAAAACACCATATGtgcttttaatatttaatgcatTAAATGCCAAGGTCAGAGAAGACTGCTGAGCGAGGACTAGCTTACTGTTTTAGCAGGTTTTCTCTTAGTTTACTACACCCTACTGTGCTATTTATTCATATTACTCAAGAATGTTCTAAGCAGGGGATCTTGCCCAGATTTGCATGCTGGTCACCCCTGCCACATTTCAACAAGATGCATGGCCATTGGCTGTAAAAACAATAAGTCGTACAGTGGAATACCAGACAGGATGCTTTGGGCTGTCCGTGCCTGCTCACGTGCACATTGTAGTTTTACCACGGATTTATTTTGTTGCAGTTAATCCTGTCTTGATTATATTTCCCAATCATGAGATTGGCCTGACATTCACTTCCTGGCCTATAATTCCTGTTTGGCAAAGGAGCTGGCAATTTATGCATACAATGTCTTATTGGTAGGACGTCTTGCTCCACATTGCTTTCCCTGTCATCGTGATCCTAGACTCTGCCGGAATAGTCAAATACTGGTCCTAGTGTATGACTGGGCATGTATCATTCTTCttacattattatataatttgtgTAGAGTAATTTTTCCAGGCTGTAGTCTTGTGTGGTCTCATCTCATTTGCTCGTGATTTAAGAGTTTAATCTGGTTTCAGTTTTCCCATAACAAACATTTACAATCCCAGGCCAGGCTTAGTTGTGAAGCATAGTTAATGGCATAATAAAGATTAGATTTTGGCTTCTGCTTGATCAAACAAAGGCATATTTTAAGAGTTATCAAGAGTCCTGCTGCAGTTGgtattttaaatgacaaatttCAAGTTTTCATCTGTGAAGAGGCCATTGCTGTAGACCAGGGagaatgacctctgacctccgatTGTTTTGATTTAATCCAGCGCTGTTTGAGAGGCTGGGTGCCAACCAAAGCCTGATTCCCTGAGCGTGGGACGGTTTCCTAATGCCTGGAGAAAAAGCATTTTGTGAGAATCGGTAGCAAGACCCAATATTTGTTCCAATTTTATATTAATGAGTGGAATctgagtttgtgtgcgtgcatgtgtgtctgtctgtatacaTCTACAAATAGCCTGTTTATTCAAAGCTTTGAGCTTCCTGATATTCCTCTGATGAATTAAATATTGTGCAATAGGCCAGCACCTTTGTAAATAAATGGAGAATATACTTCAAATCGCAGCTGAGCACAGTTCTTGCTTGCCAAAGCAGCTTTTATATGCAGCTGGTTGAAGAAATAAAGGAAAGTGCTAGCGTTGATCATTGAAGTATGTGCTCAGCGTATATGGTAGTGGCATGTTATGAACATGTATGGTAACAGGCTTATAATCCACTCAATCATGTCTGAAGAAGCTTGATCAAGGGTATGTGGTGAAGTGGCTGTTATTCCAGTGCTGGTCAGTTTTAATATTTTGCCCGTTTTCTTTGCTCTAATTATGAATGCACCAGACAGACAATGTGCCCCCTGTTGTCATATTTGGTTATGCATGGTCAAATCGCATTAGGTTTCTGGGGATCACTGCGTAATTCCTAACTGGAGTGTGAATAGTGGACTGTGGGATAAATGTAGAATCTTCTCCAGGTGATGAGTGTTTCATGGCTGAGTGGCAAGATGGAGAGTGTAATTTTAGGTAGGTATACAAATGGCTGTCAACTCGCGAGAGCTTCGACAATAACACACTCTCCGCAGAAGCACTCGCTGCCATAGTACGTGCGCTGTGCAGTCGGTGTTTTGAAATTGAATGCGCAGTTGATGTATGGAGACTACTGGCACCCATTTGAGCAGATTAATCAGTATTGAGCGCTGAGCTCAGGGCAGCCCTGCCAGATGAAGCCCTTCCTTTCTGGGCTACAGTGCACTACGCTGCCCTGTGGGACCAGTGGCTGCAGCTGGGTGTTGATTCCATACTCTAAAACCCACTTTCTTAGCTGGATGAATTCCTACAGGCTCCCATCAAAACTAATTACAACGCTAAATGGACAGCAGCGTGCAATCCAAGCTCGAGTGTTGTACTGCTATTCAGTAAAATGGCCGTGTGAAGGGTCTGAATGAGATTGGTAGAACATTTTACTTCAAGAACTTTAATTCTAATGAAGTTTTTCCACTGCAGCTCTTGTTCTGTAGCAGTCCAGCACTATTTGCTAGGTGCCGCTAATAACAAGAGCACAGTGTAACGGAGCCAGCCAGATGTGGGTGTCATTCTCTATATTGTGTTCCACTGTCAGTAACTAGCTGTCCAGTCaacagtatgaaaaaaaaaaaaccaaacaaggGAAACTCTTATGTTCTGGAGTCAGAGGAGCCAATCTGTGCATGTATGGCGAATGGTCCCAGATTCGGTCTGAAATGTATCCATATTGGATATACATTTAGGGCCtgatttataattaattttagCATATGCTAAACCTTTATGCGCATGCAAAACCACACAACCAACAATTGGTGACAAACAAATACCTTGACCAACCCTTGTTCATGTTCCTGGTGTTTGCTTGTGCCCAAACATTTTGCGCATGTTGAAGGTCTTCGTGAATCAAGCCCTTGGGTTCCTGGAGGCATTACTGGACAGGCGTTAGTTGATTCCCTGTAACATACGTAGAATCTGTGTAGGGCGCCGTTTTGTGCCTGGGGGCACGTTAAGACATTCCCAACAGGAACGGGTGAACCTTAAAATTGTTGAAATGTTATCTGTCTGTTTCCGGGCTGAAGATAAGCTGTCTCGGTGACACCAGCAGTGAATGGAaagcactttttattttttttgtcacgGATGTGTTCGTGGCGTTGCTCGCAGCGTGACCTTTCCCAAGAAATCGTGAgtgtcagtgcatgtgtgtcgCAGGTGGTCAAGGGCGGTTTCGCTCTTCCCCCGTCCAGGTGCAGCCGCGCCGGTTTACCTCCTCGCGCGCAAAAAATGGCTGTTGCGAGAAGTCGCGCGGGCTGAATTTCATTTAGCGCCGGTGCACTCTAAATTCAAATTTCCATCAGCGATTTACGAGTCTGcttcctgttttatttattaacggACGACCTTGCCAACACATTAATCAAAGATGCCTCAAAGCTCAATGAGTGAACTGCAGTAACGAGCGCTCGCATTCTCACGTTGACATGTGCGCCTAAGTAGCGTATGGCTAAAGAACCTTGGGCCTTGAATCAGGAATTCGAAAATaagcaagccccccccccctccacacgcTGCCCTCTCTGTGAAACAAGCAGGAAAACAACTAAACTACAGACGTTGTGTTGTTTTGGAAACTAGGCAAACCGCTAATTATGAACGAGGGAAATGAAGTCTGGTTTCCTGCTGGGCCAAGAGATGGGCAGATTGCGCTGCATTTCATCTTTAATGGCTTAAAGGGCACTGAGATTGACTAGAGCTGCGGACTCTGGCCACACAGTTGTTTGCGTTTCTGGGCTCCACGGCCTCTGTGAGAGTTGTGTTGCTTTGCAGTAAGTCCacatgttgctgctgttgtccaTTCACAGCTCACCACCTACTGTTCACATTTCTTGCATTGCTTTTGGAAATGTCTTCCAAGCCGGATACGGGCCAGCCTTACCAGGAGCTCAAGGGAGGGTTTGCTTTTGATGAAAGACTCAAgcttccagttttttttttggttgctttCAGATCTAATAACCACTTCGAGAACTTTAAACgtgatacattttctttttttttcttttttattaaactTGTCAACACTAAATGCTGCAATTCATATGCCAGAGTATACTCATTCAGCTGGAAATATTCCTGGCAGTTCTTTTACTATGACATCTGATAgaatttgtttacttttttcttgAGATGAAATTAGTGCAGAGATGGAAATGGCTCCCCTCGTGCTGAGCAGTCTGAGTCATTCCTGGTCTCGGCAGAAGGCAGCCGGGAATGCTGCTCACCGTGGTTTCCACACAGTGCACTGACCTGCCTCACCTGGCCTGACTCAAAGATCTACTGTACGTGTCGCATGCATCCCTGTAGCCTCAGCTTCCACCAGAGATGGGgtaaatccaggttcagaaataaaatgtccTCAGTATTTTGTCCCAAtcgcctggatttgctaattggcgcaattcttcagccaggaagGTGGACCTATTTGGAGAAAGAAATGCACGCCAGGACTTTCActctctgacccctggacttttcCCCCCTCTGGTATCCAGCCTGTTTTTCACTTGAGACTTGTCGTTTGTCAGGATGTTCTGGTGGGGGAGAGCACCTGCTGTGTTGTGATAACCCATGTGGTAGTCATTGTTGTAACGGCCCAAGATTTcttctgtgtgtgaggccccactttgtttgtgtgtagtgctTTTTTAGGGCATGCTAACCCTGCCTGTTATTTTTATAATGCTTGTGGTTTGAATGCTTGGTTAGTTGTAACCATGTTTGTTCCTTCCGTAACCATGTGTACGCTCAGGTTTCTCTTTACGCTTTTGTAAAATTGAGGTGGTAGTTTGGGGTCAGCCTGAAAAACCTTGAGTATAATTTCAATAACTTTCAGATGTCCGACCAGTTGATTATGCGGTAGCAAGCAGAGATGTAGGCCAGTGGTGTTTAATGGCTTTATAGGACTTGTAACCTTCTTTTGCTTAATGTGAAACATTCACTCTGTTTCACTGATCAGACCATAACTTTCTCCTTTACATATTTGACTTAAACGCCTGTAGACAAGGCATGACTAGAACAACACAAGCACTCCAGTAGATCTGgggacatatatatatatatgatatatgatatatatgatTCCCACCCCAAGCTCCAAAAAAAATGTGCTGCTACCTCTACTACCCTATGTCTTATAGTCTTATATGGGCTTGACTTTAGAGCACACGGTCCATAGATCCGCAAATTCATACACTCGGTGGAGGTGTCGGTGCTATAGTCAGTGTGGACTGTCCACACATACTCGGTACACGACCCCTTGGCTCTGCGCTGTCCTATTCCTGCTAAACTACAATTTAGCAAGTGTAGAACCTCCATGCTCTGCAGGGAAGGAACAGCCTCTCAAGATGTGAGAAATTGTTATCCGCTTTCATTTGTACAGTTCGCTGGGCTCGCCTGTATCTTAAGGTGTCCGGGCTAAGAGCCTGGGCATGTTTTTGAGCTTTGAACATTAATTTGGTTCTCGATACAGCTAAGAATGACAAGCTCGCTTCGATACATTAACAGGTACTGTGTCAAATTATCAATTGtttttttgatttatttgtgTGGTAAATGTCTTTAGATTCTCTCCTTTTTAATCTCTTTGCGGCTTTCAGTTCCGTCTGTGCTACAGGCCACCAAGACGCACAGAGAGGGAACGGCCTGAAATGACGCGTGGAGTCATTGTCAGAGCCCCGGACGGCTACCCGTGGGGACCGCCACGCTAAATGGCCATTCTTGAATGTTGAGAGGTGTCAGTGGATGTCTTGTTTTAATATGCAGGAAGCATTGAAGTTAAAACGAGGAATCAAGAATGCCCGTAGGCTTATGCTGCTCAaagagtgttgtgtgttgcgACGGCTACACCCTGGTTTTATATCGAATTCCAGGGGAAGGTCTGTCATTGGccataactaaataaataaaatattggcaGCAACTGGCTCCTCCTCCGCACAGTATGGCAGGGTAGGGTtgccacacatttttttttttttgggtttgctGATGAGGGGGGTGATTAGTGTGTTCTTTAAACAATGCTCCTCTCAGCTGAGAAACTGTCGGCTCCTGTCATGACCATTATTCATAACTCGCTggattttcaatttaatttcagcCTGGTTCCTGTCTATCAGGTCCGGTCTGCTTGAAGTTGTAAGACGCATGACTGTCTGCTTTCAGAGACATTAAATTGAAAGGGGACAGAAGGATGACaggctttttttggggggtttttttgttgaagAGAGTAATTTACGATGATGTTCTCATAGCTTAGCcgctgtgtatttattttggtgGCTAAGAACTGTCCAGCTGTTAAGTCCTGATTCTCTGGAGAGGGATGAGCAGAAAACCTGGCAGCAGAAATCCTTTGTGTTCCTTTGGAACGGCTTTGGTTCCGTTGAGATAAAATTAAACCGCAGATTAGTgtagatgtgtttttgtgtgatttcCTCAACGTGGAGGTAGTGGTTTCTCTGTGCAAACCAGTCAAATGTTGAGGAGTTTGTGTTTGCCAACTACAGACCTTTACTGAACAATGGAGTGTATGATCAACATTGATGTGGATGAAAACCTACTTGATAACTAGTGTGCACAGTGTACAAGTGAGTCTTCAGTGTTGTGAGGAAGTGACCTCATAAAACACTTCAGTGCTTCTAGCTATCCTATACATCTATGGAAGTTCCTATGACAACTTCAGCTTGCATTATCTGAACACTAATAACCATGTCAAGGCTTTCACCTTAGAATTTCCACTTACATCCTATGAGCTTTATCACCACTGCAGTGAAATAAGTCAGCAAAGTactttttctgtgagaaatttATTGTCAAGCTCACATAACTGGTAAATCATTGAAGGCTGCATGCCACTgtacaaggttttttttttttttttttttttttgttcatgttcATACAGAGCTTTTTAATTTGAGTGTTGGTTGCAGAACTACATGGGATTTATTATCCATGGGAATTGGTTATCAAGAATTGTGGAATTTCACTATTATTGGTATGGAGTGCTGCCGGCACGGAtgctgcagtgggtagcactgccacctcacagcaaggaggtcctgggttcgaatccccgtcggccggggcctctctgtgcggagtttgcatgttctccccatgtttgcgtgggtttcctctgggtactccggtttcctcccacagtccaaagacatgcaggttaggctgattggagagtctaaatcgcccgtgggtatgagtgtgtgagtgaatggtgtgtgtgccctgcgatggactggcgacctgtccagggtgtattcctgcctttcgcccaatgtatgctgggataggctccagcccccctgcgaacctgttcaggataagcgggttaggataatgaatgaatgaatgaatggtatGGAGTGTCGACTACCAAATTTCTGGTACGGCGACATCCCTGTTTTCCCTTGTCAGAAACTAAGAGGGGTTTCCTCTCAGCGTTTTCACTGTTGCATTGTATGCGAAGCCTTAAAGTAAGGAGCCGCCTGTTCCCgctgcccccgccccctcgtGGGGGTCGCCGGTTGCCAGCCACAGGAGCTTGCGCCCCAGGGCACCAACGGTGGCCTCGGACCGACACCGGACAGCTCACACATCTCAGTGAAGATGTGACTGGACTGTGGAATGAGCAGATTTCTCACATCAGAGTGTTAGAATCTGACCCTGACCTGCCCCTTTAGTTTTTAACATGTGgccattttgtatgtatgttttatgGCACTTGTAACAACAGAAGCGGGATGAAATGAGCCACAAATGTTTTGGCGTGCTCAAAAAACTGATTTTTACCAGACTAAATATTTGTAAAACCTGAGGAGcaatttctattttattataCTAATGTTGAGCGAGCTGACTAGAACTTGACctctcattttcattaaaatgtagtGCTTTCTCTTTGAGTCTTGCAATGCTACCAAtgactgtgtaaatattatgatcaatCTACGCAAATATCAGACACTGAAAGAAGAATggcacaaagaaacaggagtaattattttgttgtggctCAACGCTGGGTCATTGCCGCTTGTAATCTTAAAAACAAGACCTGAGAATGTCTGCGTTTATAGAATACagtgaatgttgtttttttttttttttctctttaaaattCAGGAGGAATTCCCTGTTAACGAGACCACTGTGTACATAGCTGTTAATGAAGATGCTAGTTTtcatattatttcatatttatttctgtgacaGGGGACCTGTGGTGTGGTCCGGTGCTTTATAGCTTACAGTGGCACATCAATCAGTGAGTTGGGAGTTTAAAAGCTAAAAGTAGGGCTGCTTTAAACGAACGCTTGACAAGTGATGCAAGGTCTCAGGAAGGCTGTTGAGTCTATTGAATTCAGTTCTGTACACTGTGTCCGACATTATTCAGAGCTGTCGTTCTGTTACAGATGGAGATGGATCAGTTAGCGAGCAACATGTCCGAATTACTCTGAAACTCCTGTGGTAGGCCGGGTCCCTGAGATCTGTCTGTTTCCGGTGGCCTGGTCTCTGCcgctgtggtcctcactcctggtcctggagagccgcagggcgtgcctgcttttgttgttactgtgCACTTAATCGCTCAATTAAAGCGGCTATTTACGCAGTTAACTCTGctcatctggtttcttgggtcagaattggttgctgatattaaggcaaaaacagaaATTCAGCACCCCCTgcggctcttcaggaccaggagtgaggaccactgctctggCATATTAGCTGTAGTGGGTGAGCTGGTGGATTGTTGTGGTAAAGAAGGGTTCCCCGTCATCTCCTGCAGCcgtgctgcccaaccctgttcctggagacctaccgtcctgtaggtttcaaCCCTGCAACCcttttcaaccctaatttggcccaCCTGATTTCTACTAATTGGCAGTGCAACAagctctctagctgttgaatgaggtgtgcttcctTAAGGTAGGGGGGAAATCCTACCGGACGGGTATATTCTCCAGGTacaaggttgggcagccctgtcctACAGTGAAACACCAAGGCGTGGAGAACCGACACCAGTAGGCATCCATCTTAGAAACGTGTCCCAGCTTCCATGTTGACTAACTCTCCCGTCTTCTCTCTCCGGGTCTCCTCCAGGTGCCCACAATCTGCTGGAGAGGAGCAGACCGCCATGTGGAGACTGTAGGCTTCTGCCATAGCATGGCTGCTCCTCGCTCCACACGCGTTACAAGATCATCCGTGGGGCTAAATGGATTGGACGAGAACTTCTGCGGTCGGACCCTTAGGAACCGCAGCATCGCCCCGCCGGAAGAGTCCCAGGCCGGCcctctgccccgagcgcggtcgcCCAAAAAGAGGCAGGAGTGTCCGCAGGGTCAGCAGCAGCCCCCGCAGAAGGGCCCGCTCTCCGGGCGGCAGGCGCCGGAGGAGCAATGGCTGAGCCCGAGGAAGAGGGTCCTGTCCTGCTCGGAGAGGGACTGCCCCGAGGCCCCGCCCGTCCAGAAGAGGCCCAAGCGCTGCTCCCGCTCGGGGGACACGCCCGGGTCCGAGGAGGACTCCCCCGGCAGGGCGGAGCGGCCCGCCCGCGACCCCACGGAACCCCCCCAAACGCCCGCGGAGAGCGACGACGACCCGCCCACCCCCAGGCCGGACAGGCTGTGCCCTCCGCCGGAGGAACCGGACCGGGACGAGAGCGAGAACGCGAGCGGGGCGGAGGTGAGGGACGAGCCCCACAAGGTCACCAACGGGCTGGACGGGCGGCGGGCGGCGGACGGGGGCCCTGAGGGCCCCGGGCCCAGTCCGGGCGCACCCTCGGGCGACAGGAACAGCGCCCCGCCGCTGCCCAACGGGCGGCAGGTGGACTCGTCGCCGCCCCCGGACCCCCATGTGCCTTGTAGAAACTCGAACCTTGAGCGCTCGGAGCCGGACGGTGCGACGGCCGCCCCAGAGCCGCCCGTccccgccgcccccgccccctcggGGGCCCCGCCCGCGGCCCGGGAgccggaggaggaggtggatgTTGTGGGGGACGCCGGTTGCCGGCCACAGGAGCTTGCGCCCCAGGGCACCAACGGTGGCCTCGGACCGGCGCCGGACGGCTCACACATCTCAGGAGAAGCCCGGCCCCCGGCGCCgcccaaccccacccccgcccccgagacggcccccagccccgccccaaGCCCCACCCTCACTGACCCCCCCTCTTTCACCGAACCTCAagaacacagatacacactgagAACTTCGCCCCGGCGACCGACCTGCTCCAAGccgccctccccctctctgggcAATGGCCCGCACAAGGAGGGCGAGGGCCGGGCGGGGCGCGCGGAGGAGGAGGCCTCCCCGAACGCGGATGAGCTCCTCCCCTCCGCTGGGCGGGGCCCGGCCGGCAGGCCGGGGACGGAATGTTCCGGGCGGGGGACGGACACGGCGGGCGGGGAGGCGGGCGTGTCGGAGGCCGGCGTGTCGGAGCCCAGTGTTTCCAAATCCACCAAAGAGCCGGCGGGAAGCCAGGcggctgaggaagaggaggatgaagaggaccCGGACGTGTATTACTTTGAGTCTGATCACTTGGCTTTGAAACACAACAAAGAGTATGTGAAACCATGGCAACCCGCATCCTCtcccagctttttttttttgtgtgccttCACTTTGTTGTGTGCTTCTCCTGCGAGTGCCTTCTGCTTCCTGTCCTTTTCATGTCTGCGTTTTAGTTTGTGCCATTACAGTGCTAGCATGGTAATTGGAAATGtacctaaaaaataaaaaaaatctatttcatgtCTAGTAAACGGACAAAGCTGCTACACATAGATTTGCATCGTCCACATGAAATATCTTTTCAATTTGTCTTGCGCTCGCCCTCTCCCTtggtctcccactctctctgtacctctctctttACCTCTGGCTAATATTTAAGCAGTCTTTTAGGGAAGGACAAGGTCTTTTGCCGTTTAATTCTTTGCAGCTGTTGTTTGATGTGATCGGAGATCTGAGTGACGGCCAGCAATGAAGCACTG includes these proteins:
- the zzz3 gene encoding ZZ-type zinc finger-containing protein 3 isoform X1; this translates as MAAPRSTRVTRSSVGLNGLDENFCGRTLRNRSIAPPEESQAGPLPRARSPKKRQECPQGQQQPPQKGPLSGRQAPEEQWLSPRKRVLSCSERDCPEAPPVQKRPKRCSRSGDTPGSEEDSPGRAERPARDPTEPPQTPAESDDDPPTPRPDRLCPPPEEPDRDESENASGAEVRDEPHKVTNGLDGRRAADGGPEGPGPSPGAPSGDRNSAPPLPNGRQVDSSPPPDPHVPCRNSNLERSEPDGATAAPEPPVPAAPAPSGAPPAAREPEEEVDVVGDAGCRPQELAPQGTNGGLGPAPDGSHISGEARPPAPPNPTPAPETAPSPAPSPTLTDPPSFTEPQEHRYTLRTSPRRPTCSKPPSPSLGNGPHKEGEGRAGRAEEEASPNADELLPSAGRGPAGRPGTECSGRGTDTAGGEAGVSEAGVSEPSVSKSTKEPAGSQAAEEEEDEEDPDVYYFESDHLALKHNKDYQRLLQTISVLEAQRTQAILDLESLACHQREALRDPISFVEKLQKQVGLGLPCPQRVVQLPEIGWDQYTSGLGDFEREFHDKKRNTRRLKLIFDKVGLPARPKSPLDSRKEGEPSALYSALPSSDGPEHSASSSRTQQMIRGRVCDQNKPDTFNQLWTVEEQKRLEQLLLKFPPEEVESKRWQKIADELGNRTAKQVASRVQKYFIKLTKAGIPVPGRTPNLCMYSKKASSKRQHHLNKHLYRPSTFLTSYEPPVYMDDEDDRSSFYSGLQDPTADDSDEEGIPVEYRGLPEYKELLELKKIKKQKIQEIHAENALAQHMGYKCDGCGTEPIQGVRWHCRECPPDVAIDFCSNCSDCLYKTETHKPDHQLEPVFQPEAFLDRDYCLPQGTGYNYLDPNYFPANR
- the zzz3 gene encoding ZZ-type zinc finger-containing protein 3 isoform X2, translated to MAAPRSTRVTRSSVGLNGLDENFCGRTLRNRSIAPPEESQAGPLPRARSPKKRQECPQGQQQPPQKGPLSGRQAPEEQWLSPRKRVLSCSERDCPEAPPVQKRPKRCSRSGDTPGSEEDSPGRAERPARDPTEPPQTPAESDDDPPTPRPDRLCPPPEEPDRDESENASGAEVRDEPHKVTNGLDGRRAADGGPEGPGPSPGAPSGDRNSAPPLPNGRQVDSSPPPDPHVPCRNSNLERSEPDGATAAPEPPVPAAPAPSGAPPAAREPEEEVDVVGDAGCRPQELAPQGTNGGLGPAPDGSHISGEARPPAPPNPTPAPETAPSPAPSPTLTDPPSFTEPQEHRYTLRTSPRRPTCSKPPSPSLGNGPHKEGEGRAGRAEEEASPNADELLPSAGRGPAGRPGTECSGRGTDTAGGEAGVSEAGVSEPSVSKSTKEPAGSQAAEEEEDEEDPDVYYFESDHLALKHNKDYQRLLQTISVLEAQRTQAILDLESLACHQREALRDPISFVEKLQKQVGLGLPCPQRVVQLPEIGWDQYTSGLGDFEREFHDKKRNTRRLKLIFDKVGLPARPKSPLDSRKEGEPSALYSALPSSDGPEHSASSSRTQMIRGRVCDQNKPDTFNQLWTVEEQKRLEQLLLKFPPEEVESKRWQKIADELGNRTAKQVASRVQKYFIKLTKAGIPVPGRTPNLCMYSKKASSKRQHHLNKHLYRPSTFLTSYEPPVYMDDEDDRSSFYSGLQDPTADDSDEEGIPVEYRGLPEYKELLELKKIKKQKIQEIHAENALAQHMGYKCDGCGTEPIQGVRWHCRECPPDVAIDFCSNCSDCLYKTETHKPDHQLEPVFQPEAFLDRDYCLPQGTGYNYLDPNYFPANR